The proteins below are encoded in one region of Arthrobacter sp. CJ23:
- a CDS encoding exo-alpha-sialidase, producing the protein MGFMATAESYVLAIGTKKGLWLATSTDRQEWSLSGPHFLMSEVPSIGIDTRDGRTRILVGVRSEIWGPTVAHSDDLGATWTEPEHGAIKFPEDTEAALERVWQIHPDAESRPGVVWAGCEPISVWKSTDGGEHFELNRGLWDHPHRTEWGSGFGGPAAHSFVLDPNRDRVLVAMSTGGVYRSTDAGGSWEPRNKGIQAEFLPDQYPEFGQCVHKIAADAGVEGRLYAQNHGGVYRTDDDGGNWESIAEGLPADFGFTVLAHPRRSGTAWVIPMKAESHRIPPDGKLAVHRTDDAGETWRRLDSGLPQHEYNAVLRDAAAVDSAEPTGVYFGTRSGFVYASADEGETFTEVVSHLPDVLCVRAAVVVGDFAVSAPAPG; encoded by the coding sequence ATGGGGTTCATGGCTACCGCAGAGAGTTATGTCTTAGCGATCGGGACCAAAAAAGGACTGTGGCTGGCAACCAGCACGGACCGCCAGGAATGGTCCCTCTCCGGCCCGCACTTCCTGATGAGCGAAGTCCCCAGCATCGGGATCGACACGCGGGACGGCCGAACCAGAATCCTCGTAGGCGTGCGCTCCGAAATCTGGGGCCCCACCGTCGCCCACTCCGACGACCTGGGCGCTACCTGGACCGAACCGGAGCACGGCGCAATCAAGTTCCCCGAGGACACGGAGGCGGCGCTTGAGCGCGTCTGGCAGATCCACCCCGACGCGGAGTCCCGTCCGGGGGTGGTGTGGGCGGGCTGCGAGCCGATCTCGGTGTGGAAATCCACCGACGGCGGCGAGCACTTCGAACTGAACCGCGGCCTCTGGGACCACCCACACCGGACTGAATGGGGATCCGGCTTCGGCGGCCCCGCGGCGCATTCGTTCGTGCTTGACCCAAACAGGGACCGTGTGCTGGTCGCGATGAGCACCGGCGGCGTCTACCGCTCGACGGATGCAGGAGGCTCCTGGGAGCCGCGCAACAAAGGCATCCAGGCGGAGTTCCTTCCAGACCAGTACCCAGAATTCGGGCAGTGCGTGCACAAGATCGCCGCGGATGCCGGCGTCGAGGGCCGCCTCTACGCGCAGAACCACGGCGGCGTGTACCGCACGGACGACGACGGCGGGAACTGGGAATCGATCGCGGAGGGCCTGCCCGCAGACTTCGGTTTCACAGTCTTGGCGCATCCCCGTCGAAGCGGAACCGCCTGGGTGATCCCCATGAAGGCTGAAAGCCATAGGATCCCGCCCGACGGCAAGCTTGCCGTCCACCGTACCGACGACGCGGGGGAAACCTGGCGGCGCCTGGACTCCGGCCTGCCGCAACACGAATACAACGCGGTGCTTCGCGATGCGGCAGCAGTGGATTCAGCTGAACCGACGGGCGTCTACTTCGGCACGCGCAGCGGTTTTGTCTATGCCAGTGCCGACGAGGGCGAGACGTTTACCGAGGTGGTCTCACACCTGCCGGACGTGCTGTGCGTCCGGGCCGCCGTCGTCGTCGGCGATTTTGCCGTCAGCGCCCCGGCGCCCGGATAG
- a CDS encoding IclR family transcriptional regulator, with the protein MNVKEDTKTDMVGKALGLLVLLGNEPKGASASELARNAELPFSTTYRLLGSLTRDGFVDYEPDGRRYHLGLRVFQLGQRVSNHHGFAATALPVLQRVTARTGEATILSVRDGDHHLTVNKVDGPQTFRVTSDPGHLGALHTTSVGKALIAFADDAERHRLVEELALEPLTEFSITDRDAFRLEIEQVRRQGYAVMDEENELGMRAVAVPVLNSQGHAFASLATAVPVFRLGMEALLAHVPLLQEAAAELAARLPQR; encoded by the coding sequence ATGAATGTGAAAGAGGACACAAAAACCGACATGGTGGGCAAGGCCCTCGGGCTGCTGGTGCTGCTGGGTAATGAGCCGAAGGGCGCCAGCGCCTCGGAGCTGGCCAGGAATGCCGAGCTGCCGTTCAGCACCACCTACCGCCTGCTGGGCTCACTGACCCGCGACGGCTTTGTCGACTACGAGCCGGACGGCCGCCGCTACCATCTGGGCCTGCGCGTCTTCCAGCTGGGCCAGAGGGTGTCCAACCACCACGGTTTCGCAGCCACCGCGCTGCCGGTCCTGCAGCGCGTCACCGCCCGCACAGGCGAGGCCACCATCCTGTCCGTGCGCGACGGCGACCATCACCTGACCGTCAACAAGGTGGACGGTCCGCAGACTTTCCGTGTCACCAGCGATCCCGGCCACCTCGGCGCACTCCACACCACCTCGGTGGGCAAGGCGCTGATCGCCTTCGCCGACGACGCCGAGCGGCACCGGCTCGTCGAGGAGCTCGCGCTTGAGCCGCTCACCGAGTTCTCCATCACCGATCGCGACGCCTTCCGCCTCGAGATCGAACAGGTCCGGCGGCAGGGCTATGCGGTCATGGATGAGGAAAACGAGCTGGGCATGCGCGCCGTGGCCGTGCCTGTCCTCAACTCGCAGGGTCACGCCTTCGCCTCGCTCGCCACGGCCGTGCCGGTGTTCCGGCTCGGCATGGAGGCGCTCCTGGCCCACGTTCCCCTGCTCCAGGAGGCCGCGGCTGAACTAGCGGCGCGCCTGCCCCAGCGTTAG
- a CDS encoding shikimate dehydrogenase translates to MSNRAESVLAGLIGEGVMPSLTPPMHEREADVQGLRLLYRPIDLLELALPAAAVGDLLIAAQRMGFNGLNITHPCKQLVLEHLDEISDDARRLGAVNTVLIQDGRFIGHNTDFSGFGAALASGLPDAKLNRVVQLGAGGAGSAVAYALLTAGVSTLDLVDMDSARAAERAAELSGLFPAATVTPHTPAELPELMPLADGLVHCTPIGMAAHPGLPLDTELLEPRHWVADIVYRPIETQLVREARAKGCDVLDGGRMAVGQAADAFRLFTGHDADRDRMRAHFLELIAIEDALAATEAPAFAKAGR, encoded by the coding sequence ATGAGCAACCGAGCCGAGTCCGTACTGGCGGGCCTGATTGGCGAAGGCGTCATGCCGTCGCTCACGCCGCCCATGCACGAACGCGAAGCAGATGTGCAGGGCCTTCGCTTGCTGTACCGCCCCATCGACCTGCTGGAGCTGGCATTGCCGGCCGCCGCCGTCGGGGATCTCCTCATCGCAGCCCAGCGCATGGGCTTCAACGGCCTGAACATCACGCACCCGTGCAAGCAACTCGTGCTTGAGCACCTTGACGAAATCTCCGACGACGCCCGTCGCCTGGGTGCCGTCAATACGGTCCTCATTCAGGACGGCCGTTTCATCGGCCACAACACGGACTTCTCCGGCTTCGGCGCGGCACTGGCCTCCGGACTTCCAGATGCCAAGCTCAACCGCGTCGTCCAGCTCGGTGCGGGCGGTGCGGGGTCCGCCGTCGCCTACGCCCTGCTGACCGCCGGCGTCAGCACGCTGGACCTGGTGGACATGGATTCGGCGAGGGCCGCAGAGCGTGCCGCCGAACTCAGCGGACTCTTCCCGGCCGCCACGGTCACGCCGCACACTCCGGCCGAACTGCCTGAGCTGATGCCCCTGGCCGACGGCCTGGTGCACTGCACCCCGATCGGCATGGCCGCCCACCCGGGACTGCCGTTGGACACCGAGCTGCTGGAACCGCGGCACTGGGTTGCGGACATCGTCTACCGCCCCATCGAGACCCAGCTGGTGCGCGAGGCGCGCGCCAAGGGCTGCGACGTTCTCGACGGCGGCCGCATGGCAGTCGGTCAGGCGGCCGACGCTTTCCGGCTCTTCACAGGGCACGACGCCGACCGGGACCGCATGCGGGCCCACTTCCTCGAGCTGATCGCCATCGAGGATGCGCTGGCCGCTACGGAAGCACCGGCTTTCGCCAAGGCAGGCCGCTGA
- a CDS encoding MFS transporter: protein MSHTQPSTVPGTAAPAGTPKKAALASFLGSAVEYYDFFIFGSAAALIFPHVFFPSADANAAIMSFATFGFAYVARPVGAVILGHFGDRIGRQKVLMFTLVLMGAATFVIGCLPDFKTIGWWAPVLLVLARLCQGLSAAGEQAGASSMTLEHAPDNRRSFFTSWTLTGTQGGQILAALVFIPVVALPDEIKYGIGWRIPFWLSAVVVLVAYFIRRTLHEPPAFAEAKKNHQISKLPVADLLKLHWRDVLRVVCCAFIAAVSTVFGTLAIKYAQDVAHVSSTITLWLVVVANLVALGTQPLFGMLADKIGRKPVFIYGALASAVLTPVFLLTLESGIVPLMFLVSAVYFAFGYAAANAVWPSFYGEMFSTRVRFSGLAIGTQLGFLMAGFAPAIVTAIGGTKAGGWIQISIFTAVICVIAAVSASTARESSKIPTAELGLK, encoded by the coding sequence ATGAGCCACACCCAGCCGTCCACGGTCCCGGGCACCGCAGCCCCGGCCGGGACGCCCAAGAAGGCCGCGCTTGCCAGCTTCCTCGGCAGCGCCGTCGAGTACTACGACTTCTTCATCTTCGGTTCGGCCGCCGCGCTGATCTTCCCGCACGTTTTCTTCCCCAGCGCGGACGCCAACGCGGCCATCATGTCCTTCGCCACCTTCGGCTTCGCCTACGTGGCCCGGCCGGTCGGCGCAGTCATCCTGGGACACTTCGGCGACCGCATTGGCCGGCAGAAGGTGCTCATGTTCACGCTCGTGCTCATGGGTGCCGCCACGTTCGTGATCGGCTGCCTCCCCGACTTCAAGACCATCGGCTGGTGGGCTCCGGTTCTGCTGGTCCTCGCCCGGCTCTGCCAGGGCCTCTCGGCCGCAGGTGAGCAGGCCGGCGCCTCCTCCATGACGCTTGAACACGCGCCGGACAACCGCCGGTCCTTCTTCACCTCCTGGACGCTCACCGGAACCCAGGGTGGCCAGATCCTCGCTGCCCTGGTCTTCATCCCCGTCGTCGCGCTCCCTGACGAGATCAAGTACGGCATCGGCTGGCGCATCCCGTTCTGGCTGAGCGCCGTCGTTGTGCTGGTTGCATACTTCATCCGCCGCACCCTGCACGAGCCGCCGGCCTTCGCCGAAGCCAAGAAGAACCACCAGATCTCCAAGCTGCCCGTGGCCGATCTGCTCAAACTGCACTGGCGCGACGTCCTCCGCGTGGTCTGCTGTGCGTTCATCGCTGCAGTGAGCACCGTGTTCGGAACCCTGGCCATCAAGTACGCCCAGGACGTAGCCCATGTGAGCAGCACCATCACTCTCTGGCTGGTGGTTGTGGCGAACCTCGTGGCTCTGGGCACGCAGCCGCTGTTCGGCATGCTGGCGGACAAGATCGGCCGCAAGCCCGTGTTCATCTATGGCGCCCTGGCCAGTGCGGTCCTCACGCCGGTGTTCCTGCTGACCCTCGAATCCGGCATCGTCCCGCTGATGTTCCTGGTGTCCGCGGTGTACTTTGCCTTCGGCTACGCCGCCGCCAACGCCGTGTGGCCGTCCTTCTACGGCGAAATGTTCAGCACGCGAGTCCGCTTCTCCGGCCTGGCCATCGGCACGCAGCTTGGCTTCCTCATGGCCGGTTTCGCCCCCGCGATCGTCACGGCCATCGGCGGCACCAAGGCCGGCGGCTGGATCCAGATCTCGATCTTCACCGCAGTCATCTGTGTCATCGCAGCGGTATCGGCCTCCACGGCCCGCGAATCCAGCAAGATCCCGACAGCGGAGCTCGGCCTGAAATAG
- a CDS encoding MoaD/ThiS family protein — MADFTVLLPGVLQPLVGGQSCLTASADGAVTVGRLLDSVTGDYPVLARRLRDETGALRRYVNIYVNGDEVRRLKGLDTEVVAGQEVLIIQSVAGG; from the coding sequence GTGGCTGACTTCACGGTCCTGCTGCCTGGTGTCCTGCAGCCACTCGTCGGCGGACAGTCCTGTCTGACTGCGTCCGCCGACGGGGCTGTGACCGTTGGACGGTTGCTGGACTCGGTGACCGGGGATTACCCGGTGCTGGCCCGGCGCTTGCGGGATGAAACCGGTGCGCTCCGCCGCTACGTGAATATTTACGTGAACGGCGATGAGGTCCGGCGTCTGAAGGGTCTGGATACGGAGGTTGTTGCCGGCCAGGAGGTGTTGATCATCCAGTCCGTGGCCGGCGGCTGA
- a CDS encoding bifunctional sugar phosphate isomerase/epimerase/4-hydroxyphenylpyruvate dioxygenase family protein: MRTGIATVCLSGTLKEKMQACAIAGFDGIEIFEQDLVTSPLSPEEVRKMAADLGLGLDLYQPFRDFDGVTPDLLKANLKRAEAKFKLMSRLGMDTILVCSNVATATIDDDELRASQLTELAELAGAHGVKVAYEALAWGKYVSDYEHAHRLVEMVDHPNLGTCLDSFHILSRDWDTAPIEQINAEKIFFVQVADAPKLSMDVLSWSRHYRVFPGEGQFELAKFMGHVVRAGYTGPVSLEVFNDVFRQSDVERTAVDAMRSLIWLEEQSAKWLASTSEDAAAINGSASRRRYPMELATLPKVNEPAGFNFAEVKADDTAQLETLLGQLGFEFEGRHRTKDVQLWTMGQARVIINEQAASHAEPAIAALGFDVDSPVIASARAQQLKAPVVARKVQADEEVFQGISAPDSTEIFLCQGSPDGTAAWTHEFGEGLEHSGASRNAVIDHVNLAQPWQHFDEAVLFYTSALALEPQPFAEVPSPSGLVRSQVMETSNGAVRLVLNLAPAQQAQSARKTYQEHIAFAVDDLVATARSARDRGLEFLEIPANYYEDLDARFDLEPGFLATLKELNLLYDRDAKGEFLHFYTATVGSVFFEMVERRGNYHGYGAPNAPVRHAVQYDSLHRH; this comes from the coding sequence ATGCGCACCGGAATCGCCACGGTCTGCCTCTCCGGCACACTGAAAGAGAAGATGCAGGCCTGCGCCATCGCGGGCTTCGACGGCATCGAGATCTTCGAACAGGATCTGGTCACCTCGCCTCTGAGCCCCGAGGAAGTGCGGAAAATGGCCGCGGATCTGGGCTTGGGCCTGGATCTCTACCAGCCGTTCCGCGATTTCGACGGCGTCACCCCGGACCTGCTGAAGGCCAACCTCAAGCGGGCCGAGGCCAAGTTCAAGCTCATGTCCCGCCTTGGCATGGATACCATCCTGGTCTGCTCAAACGTCGCCACTGCAACGATCGACGACGACGAACTGCGCGCCTCCCAGCTGACGGAACTCGCCGAGCTGGCCGGGGCCCATGGCGTCAAGGTTGCCTACGAAGCCCTGGCCTGGGGAAAGTACGTCAGCGACTACGAGCACGCGCACCGGCTGGTGGAAATGGTGGACCACCCCAACCTCGGCACCTGCCTGGATTCCTTCCACATCCTGTCCCGCGACTGGGACACGGCACCGATCGAGCAGATCAACGCTGAGAAGATCTTCTTCGTCCAGGTTGCCGACGCCCCCAAGCTCTCCATGGACGTGCTCTCCTGGAGCCGCCACTACCGCGTGTTCCCGGGCGAAGGCCAGTTCGAGCTCGCCAAGTTCATGGGCCACGTGGTCCGCGCCGGCTACACGGGCCCGGTTTCCCTCGAGGTCTTCAACGACGTCTTCCGCCAGTCCGACGTCGAGCGGACTGCGGTCGACGCCATGCGCTCCCTGATCTGGCTGGAGGAGCAGAGCGCCAAATGGCTGGCGAGCACCTCCGAGGACGCCGCAGCGATCAACGGCAGCGCCTCCCGCCGTCGTTATCCCATGGAACTGGCCACGCTGCCCAAGGTGAACGAGCCGGCCGGCTTCAACTTCGCCGAGGTCAAGGCCGACGACACCGCACAGCTCGAGACGCTCCTGGGCCAGCTCGGCTTCGAGTTCGAGGGCCGCCACCGCACCAAGGACGTCCAGCTGTGGACCATGGGCCAGGCCCGCGTGATCATCAACGAGCAGGCCGCGTCGCACGCGGAACCGGCTATCGCCGCTTTGGGGTTCGACGTCGATTCGCCAGTGATTGCCTCCGCTCGCGCCCAGCAGCTCAAGGCGCCGGTGGTTGCCCGCAAGGTCCAGGCCGATGAGGAAGTCTTCCAGGGCATCTCCGCCCCGGACTCCACCGAGATCTTCCTGTGCCAGGGCAGCCCGGACGGCACTGCTGCCTGGACGCACGAGTTCGGCGAGGGGCTGGAACACTCCGGTGCCTCGCGGAACGCTGTGATTGACCACGTGAACCTGGCCCAGCCGTGGCAGCACTTCGACGAAGCTGTCCTCTTCTACACCAGCGCTTTGGCCCTGGAGCCGCAGCCGTTCGCCGAGGTCCCCAGCCCCAGCGGCCTGGTGCGCTCGCAGGTCATGGAAACCAGCAACGGCGCGGTCAGGCTGGTCCTCAACCTGGCCCCCGCGCAGCAGGCGCAGAGTGCACGCAAGACCTACCAGGAACACATCGCCTTCGCCGTGGACGACCTCGTGGCCACGGCCCGGTCCGCACGCGATCGCGGCCTCGAGTTCCTGGAGATTCCGGCCAACTACTACGAGGACCTGGACGCCCGGTTCGACCTCGAACCCGGCTTCCTGGCCACTCTCAAGGAGCTCAACCTCCTGTACGACCGGGACGCCAAGGGCGAATTCCTCCACTTCTACACCGCCACGGTTGGCAGCGTGTTCTTCGAAATGGTGGAACGCCGCGGCAACTACCACGGCTATGGAGCACCGAATGCCCCGGTTCGCCACGCCGTCCAATACGACTCGCTCCACCGCCACTGA